The following coding sequences lie in one Lolium perenne isolate Kyuss_39 chromosome 2, Kyuss_2.0, whole genome shotgun sequence genomic window:
- the LOC127334281 gene encoding pentatricopeptide repeat-containing protein At2g13600 gives MLSRSRHSAFWKPRPPATHARRLPPRHSSTQPQEDASIPAQNMRLTALLSSGDMAAARRLFDDMPRRTVVTWNAMVAGHARRGNTLDALEVATQMHRSGLSPSEATYASVLGACARGRHLRFGAQVHCQVVKSGSESVEVVGASLLDFYSSCLDLHASRMLFDSLHPRNGLLWSPMVVALVRFNLPSDALDLLERMPAPHDVFAWTAVISGHARGAGELCRKAIWLFVRMLGDDGVMPNEFTFDSVLRACVKMGALDFGRSVHGCLIRSGFGSDKLITSALVDLYCSSDAVGDALLVYSDLEMPSLITSNTLIAGLVAMRRTEEAKIVFSQMPEHDSGSYNLMIKVYGIEGRLEHCQRMFEKMPRRNIVTLNSMMSVLLQNGKLEEGLKLFEQIKDERNTITWNSMISGYIQNDHSSEALKLFVVMCRLSIACSPSTFPALLQACATVGTIEQGKMVHAHLCKTPFESNGYVGTALVDMYMKCGCVSDARSAFCCIMSPNVASWTSLINGLAQNGQWLEAIVEFGRMLKQDINPNEITFLGLLMASARACLVNKGMRFFHSMESYGLVPTVEHYTCVVDLLGRTGRIREAEKFISEMPVPADGVVWGALLTACWYSMDLEMGEKVTEKLLCMGTKHVSAYVAMSNIYAKLGKWDDVVKVRTRLRNLDMKKEPGCSWIELKDIVHVFLVEDRNHPERDDIYLMLEHLVSNISLLSETDEPELLLPVS, from the coding sequence ATGCTCTCCAGGTCCAGACATTCCGCCTTCTGGAAACCAAGACCACCAGCTACCCACGCAAGAAGGCTCCCGCCGCGCCACTCGTCGACGCAGCCCCAGGAAGATGCATCCATCCCGGCGCAAAACATGCGGCTCACAGCTCTGCTCAGCAGCGGCGACATGGCGGCCGCCCGCAGGCTGTTCGACGATATGCCGCGCCGGACTGTGGTCACCTGGAACGCGATGGTCGCGGGCCACGCGAGGCGCGGGAACACACTTGACGCGCTGGAGGTAGCCACGCAGATGCACCGCTCGGGCCTGAGCCCGAGCGAGGCCACCTACGCGTCGGTGCTTGGCGCCTGTGCCCGCGGTCGCCACCTTCGCTTCGGGGCGCAGGTGCACTGCCAGGTGGTGAAGTCCGGGTCTGAGAGCGTGGAGGTCGTTGGGGCCTCCCTTCTGGACTTCTACTCCTCGTGTCTCGACCTGCACGCGTCACGCATGCTCTTCGACTCCCTTCATCCGAGGAACGGGCTACTGTGGAGCCCGATGGTAGTCGCGCTCGTGAGGTTCAATCTGCCGAGTGACGCCCTGGACCTTCTTGAGCGGATGCCTGCGCCCCACGATGTGTTTGCGTGGACCGCTGTTATATCAGGCCATGCACGGGGAGCAGGTGAGCTCTGTCGCAAAGCGATCTGGTTGTTTGTGCGGATGTTGGGGGATGACGGCGTGATGCCGAATGAGTTCACTTTCGACAGTGTTTTGAGGGCCTGTGTGAAGATGGGAGCGTTGGATTTTGGGAGATCTGTTCATGGCTGTTTGATTCGAAGTGGGTTTGGGTCTGACAAGTTAATCACCAGTGCTCTTGTGGATCTCTACTGCAGTTCTGATGCTGTGGGTGATGCCTTGCTGGTTTACAGTGACCTGGAAATGCCGTCCTTGATCACATCCAATACATTAATTGCTGGGCTTGTAGCAATGCGCAGGACGGAGGAAGCAAAGATTGTTTTCTCGCAGATGCCAGAGCATGATTCAGGTTCCTACAATCTGATGATTAAAGTATATGGTATTGAAGGGAGGCTCGAGCATTGCCAGAGGATGTTTGAGAAGATGCCTCGGAGAAATATCGTGACCTTAAACTCCATGATGTCAGTTCTTCTCCAGAATGGAAAGTTGGAGGAGGGGCTAAAGCTGTTTGAGCAGATAAAGGACGAAAGAAACACGATAACATGGAATTCGATGATTTCTGGTTACATTCAAAATGATCATTCTTCAGAAGCTCTAAAACTATTTGTGGTCATGTGCCGATTATCCATTGCATGCAGCCCGTCAACATTCCCTGCTCTATTGCAGGCCTGTGCTACTGTTGGAACCATCGAGCAAGGCAAAATGGTTCATGCTCACCTCTGCAAGACTCCTTTTGAGTCCAATGGCTATGTTGGGACAGCTCTTGTAGATATGTACATGAAATGTGGGTGTGTCAGTGATGCACGAAGCGCATTTTGTTGCATCATGTCGCCAAATGTTGCTTCTTGGACATCACTCATTAATGGGCTTGCACAGAATGGTCAATGGCTGGAAGCTATAGTTGAATTTGGGAGAATGCTGAAGCAGGATATCAATCCCAATGAGATCACTTTTTTGGGCCTCCTTATGGCCAGTGCTCGTGCTTGTTTAGTTAACAAGGGGATGAGGTTCTTCCACTCCATGGAAAGCTATGGACTAGTTCCAACTGTGGAACATTATACCTGTGTTGTCGATCTTCTCGGTCGGACCGGACGtatcagagaagctgagaagttcATTTCTGAAATGCCTGTACCAGCAGATGGGGTGGTATGGGGAGCCCTACTCACTGCCTGCTGGTATTCAATGGACTTGGAGATGGGTGAAAAAGTTACTGAAAAGTTGCTTTGCATGGGCACAAAGCATGTATCTGCATATGTTGCTATGTCTAATATCTATGCTAAATTGGGGAAGTGGGATGATGTTGTGAAGGTAAGAACAAGATTGAGGAATCTCGACATGAAGAAGGAACCAGGGTGCAGTTGGATTGAGCTAAAAGATATAGTTCATGTATTCCTCGTGGAAGACCGGAATCATCCAGAGAGAGATGATATATACTTGATGCTAGAACATTTAGTTTCTAATATATCCTTGCTCTCTGAAACTGATGAGCCCGAATTGTTACTCCCCGTCAGTTGA